A section of the Acidimicrobiales bacterium genome encodes:
- a CDS encoding adenylate/guanylate cyclase domain-containing protein: MSSDHAERARDVGVTTVDALRRRLARKAAALIRRDKEAADVALELGLIDRTWLEAPDSSPISTAAPTEILERFWERAVEQRPSRISSLGLSAAQLIAGRLAPSSGRHEQLAVVFTDLEGFTAFTAEYGDEAALKLLHEHHRRAGPIVRRSGGRVVKRLGDGLLCTFVNPGGGLLAAVELLGTAPEPLKLRAGVHVGDAIVSHDDIIGHVVNVAARVAETASGGHAVATQAAIEAAGSTRGVVPVGRPKRRRLKGISQPIALSEIRAVAAT; encoded by the coding sequence ATGAGCTCGGATCACGCCGAGCGCGCCCGCGACGTGGGCGTCACCACTGTGGACGCTCTCCGCCGGCGGCTCGCGCGTAAGGCCGCTGCCCTGATTCGGCGCGACAAAGAAGCGGCCGATGTGGCACTGGAACTGGGCCTCATCGACAGGACCTGGCTGGAGGCACCTGACAGTTCGCCCATCTCGACAGCAGCCCCTACCGAGATTCTGGAACGGTTCTGGGAACGTGCTGTCGAGCAGCGACCGTCCAGGATCTCGTCACTTGGCTTGAGCGCAGCCCAGCTCATCGCCGGACGATTGGCACCTTCTTCAGGTCGCCACGAACAGCTGGCCGTGGTGTTCACCGACCTCGAAGGCTTCACCGCGTTCACCGCCGAGTATGGGGACGAGGCTGCCCTGAAGCTGCTCCACGAGCACCACCGCCGAGCAGGTCCGATCGTGAGGAGATCTGGAGGACGGGTCGTCAAGAGGCTCGGGGACGGCCTGCTTTGCACCTTCGTCAACCCCGGAGGCGGCCTCCTCGCGGCGGTCGAGCTCCTGGGAACCGCACCGGAGCCTTTGAAACTCCGCGCGGGGGTCCACGTCGGGGATGCCATCGTCTCCCATGACGACATAATCGGCCACGTCGTCAACGTGGCCGCGCGCGTTGCCGAGACCGCGTCCGGGGGGCATGCAGTCGCCACCCAGGCGGCGATCGAGGCGGCGGGATCGACCCGCGGGGTCGTCCCGGTCGGGCGGCCGAAGAGGCGCCGGCTGAAGGGGATCTCTCAGCCGATCGCCCTGTCCGAGATCCGGGCAGTAGCCGCCACTTGA